A DNA window from Sphingomonas changnyeongensis contains the following coding sequences:
- a CDS encoding NAD(P)H-quinone oxidoreductase, translated as MMTKALPTTMIAIDPAMPGGPEVLTPVERPVPVPGPGEVLIRVAAAGVNRPDIVQRQGAYPPPPGAPTIPGLEVAGEVVAAHGLAEESLIGQPVCALIAGGGYAQYAVAPAGQCLIVPEGLSMVEAAAMPETLFTVWVNLFERAYARDGDTVLVHGGTSGIGTMAIALAGLFGLKIIVTCGSDEKCDRARALGADVAINYRTTDFVAAVQQATGGQGVQAVIDMVGGDYLPRNLKCLAEEGRHVSIAIQRGATAEIPIFDVMRRRLTITGSTLRARSTEFKTLVADELDRMVWPHVRDGRLRPVIDSTFPLAAAADAHRRMEDGDHVGKIVLTLD; from the coding sequence ATGATGACTAAGGCCCTGCCGACCACCATGATCGCCATCGATCCGGCCATGCCGGGCGGGCCCGAGGTGCTGACCCCTGTCGAGCGGCCGGTGCCGGTGCCCGGGCCGGGCGAGGTGCTGATCCGGGTTGCCGCGGCAGGCGTGAACCGGCCCGACATCGTCCAGCGCCAGGGGGCCTATCCGCCGCCGCCGGGCGCGCCGACCATCCCCGGCCTTGAAGTCGCGGGCGAGGTGGTCGCCGCGCACGGGCTGGCCGAGGAATCGCTGATCGGCCAGCCGGTCTGCGCGCTGATCGCGGGCGGCGGCTATGCCCAATATGCGGTCGCGCCGGCCGGCCAGTGCCTGATCGTGCCCGAGGGGCTGTCGATGGTCGAAGCCGCGGCGATGCCCGAGACGCTGTTCACCGTCTGGGTCAATCTGTTCGAGCGCGCTTATGCCCGCGACGGCGACACCGTGCTCGTCCATGGCGGCACCAGCGGCATCGGCACGATGGCGATCGCGCTTGCCGGGCTGTTCGGGCTGAAGATCATCGTCACCTGCGGGTCCGACGAGAAATGCGACCGCGCCCGGGCGCTGGGGGCCGATGTGGCGATCAACTATCGCACCACCGATTTCGTCGCCGCCGTGCAGCAGGCGACCGGCGGCCAGGGCGTGCAGGCGGTGATCGACATGGTCGGCGGCGATTATCTGCCGCGCAACCTCAAATGCCTGGCCGAGGAAGGCCGGCACGTGTCGATCGCGATCCAGCGCGGCGCGACCGCCGAAATCCCGATCTTCGACGTGATGCGCCGCCGGCTGACGATCACCGGATCGACGCTGCGCGCGCGCAGCACCGAGTTCAAGACCCTGGTCGCCGACGAGCTGGACCGGATGGTGTGGCCACATGTCCGCGACGGGCGGCTGCGCCCGGTGATCGATTCGACCTTCCCGCTCGCCGCCGCCGCCGACGCGCACCGGCGGATGGAGGACGGCGACCATGTCGGCAAGATCGTGCTGACGCTCGACTGA
- a CDS encoding efflux RND transporter periplasmic adaptor subunit — MLSRLRGWVRAHPVIGALVLIGIILIGWSVLRPRSRAYAYVTEPVARGDVVRRVTASGRIRALNTFKVGAEISGQILAVHVDFNTPVAAGQLLAEIDPTRPRARVAQAEAAVASAEAALAQAEAGFARAQTDIAVQDRDFARRQALAGRGFLSRADLDGAENARAAARAGLQTGRAQIASARAQIAQARAELSAARLDLARTRIVAPAAGVVINRLVDPGATVAASFQTPNLFEIAADTNRMQVEAAVDEADIGQVREGQSVTFTVDSYPGERFAATVRQIRKAPSEAQNVISYAVVIDVDNRAGKLLPGMTANVEIVTGLRRQVLRAPAAALRFRPRAEDRGTARPPSGTIVWVAGEDAYRPSPRRVTLGLQGEDQVEIVTGLRPGERVLVRSRSTARPRSAGEDGARDAGDGDGGDDG; from the coding sequence ATGCTGTCACGTTTGCGCGGCTGGGTCCGGGCGCATCCGGTCATAGGCGCGCTGGTGCTTATCGGGATCATCCTCATCGGCTGGTCGGTGCTGCGGCCGCGCAGCCGGGCCTATGCCTATGTCACCGAACCGGTGGCGCGCGGCGATGTCGTCCGCCGCGTAACGGCAAGCGGCCGGATCCGCGCGCTCAACACCTTCAAGGTCGGGGCGGAGATTTCCGGCCAGATCCTCGCCGTCCATGTCGATTTCAACACGCCGGTCGCCGCCGGCCAGCTGCTCGCCGAAATCGACCCCACCCGCCCGCGCGCGCGCGTCGCCCAGGCGGAGGCGGCGGTCGCCTCGGCCGAAGCGGCGCTCGCCCAGGCTGAGGCCGGCTTTGCCCGCGCCCAGACCGATATCGCCGTGCAGGACCGGGATTTCGCCCGGCGTCAGGCGCTGGCCGGGCGCGGTTTCCTGTCGCGCGCCGATCTCGATGGCGCGGAAAATGCCCGTGCCGCCGCCCGCGCCGGCCTGCAGACCGGTCGTGCCCAGATCGCCAGCGCCCGCGCCCAGATCGCCCAGGCCCGGGCCGAGCTGAGCGCCGCCCGGCTCGATCTGGCCCGCACGCGCATCGTCGCGCCGGCGGCGGGCGTCGTCATCAACCGGCTGGTCGATCCCGGCGCGACCGTCGCCGCCAGCTTCCAGACCCCCAATCTGTTCGAAATCGCCGCCGACACCAACCGGATGCAGGTCGAGGCCGCAGTCGACGAGGCCGATATCGGCCAGGTGCGCGAGGGGCAGAGCGTCACCTTCACCGTCGACAGCTATCCGGGCGAACGCTTTGCCGCGACCGTCCGCCAGATCCGCAAGGCGCCGAGCGAGGCGCAGAATGTCATCAGCTATGCAGTCGTGATCGATGTCGACAACCGCGCCGGCAAGCTGCTGCCGGGCATGACCGCCAATGTCGAGATCGTGACCGGGCTGCGCCGCCAGGTGCTGCGCGCCCCGGCGGCGGCGCTGCGTTTCCGCCCGCGCGCCGAGGACCGGGGCACGGCGCGGCCGCCATCGGGCACCATCGTCTGGGTGGCGGGCGAGGATGCCTATCGCCCGTCGCCGCGCCGCGTGACGCTTGGCCTGCAGGGTGAGGACCAGGTCGAGATCGTGACCGGCCTGAGGCCCGGCGAGCGGGTGCTGGTCCGCAGCCGCTCGACCGCGCGCCCGCGCAGCGCCGGGGAGGACGGCGCGCGTGATGCAGGCGACGGGGATGGCGGCGATGACGGCTGA
- a CDS encoding ABC transporter ATP-binding protein, which produces MQATGMAAMTADRAAPPLVEARALVKEYRLGGETLRAVAGVSVTIARGEFVAIMGASGSGKSTFMNMVGALDVPTSGQMLIDGVDLGQLDNDALAALRNRKIGFVFQQFNLLARTTALDNVATPLIYAGLGQAERRARARVALEAMGLGERLMHTPAKLSGGQQQRVAIARALVTDPLMILADEPTGALDSATSEDIMGIFQRLNDAGKTVILVTHEPDIAAYAARRLVFRDGQVIEDLPVAERRRAE; this is translated from the coding sequence ATGCAGGCGACGGGGATGGCGGCGATGACGGCTGATCGCGCCGCGCCGCCGCTCGTCGAGGCGCGCGCGCTGGTCAAGGAATACCGGCTGGGGGGCGAGACGCTGCGCGCGGTCGCCGGCGTGTCGGTGACGATCGCGCGCGGCGAGTTCGTCGCCATCATGGGGGCGAGCGGATCGGGCAAATCCACCTTCATGAACATGGTCGGCGCGCTCGATGTGCCGACATCGGGCCAGATGCTGATCGACGGCGTCGATCTGGGGCAGCTCGACAATGATGCGCTGGCGGCGCTTCGGAACCGCAAGATCGGCTTTGTCTTCCAGCAGTTCAACCTGCTGGCGCGCACCACCGCGCTCGACAATGTCGCGACGCCGCTGATCTATGCTGGGCTGGGCCAGGCCGAACGCCGGGCGCGGGCGCGCGTCGCGCTCGAGGCGATGGGGCTGGGCGAGCGGCTGATGCACACCCCTGCCAAGCTGTCGGGCGGCCAGCAGCAGCGCGTCGCCATCGCCCGCGCGCTCGTCACCGATCCGCTGATGATCCTGGCCGACGAGCCGACCGGCGCTCTCGACAGCGCGACGTCCGAGGACATTATGGGGATTTTCCAGCGGCTGAACGATGCCGGCAAGACCGTCATCCTCGTCACCCACGAGCCGGACATCGCCGCCTATGCCGCGCGCCGGCTGGTGTTCCGCGACGGCCAGGTGATCGAGGATCTGCCGGTCGCCGAGCGGCGGCGCGCGGAATGA
- a CDS encoding DUF1192 domain-containing protein: MDDEPASHLPRGGPLAAVLAEDLGPLSVDELEARITALEGEIARVRAQITRRINHRASADALFRK, from the coding sequence ATGGATGACGAACCTGCCTCCCACCTGCCGCGCGGCGGGCCGCTGGCGGCGGTCCTGGCCGAGGATCTGGGGCCGCTCTCCGTCGACGAGCTTGAAGCGCGGATCACCGCGCTCGAGGGCGAGATTGCCCGCGTCCGCGCACAAATAACCCGCCGGATTAATCACCGTGCAAGCGCCGATGCGCTATTTAGGAAATAA
- the clpA gene encoding ATP-dependent Clp protease ATP-binding subunit ClpA yields MPSFAPALETTLHKALTHASGRRHEYATLEHLLLALTDDVDASKVMVACGVDLGELKDAVTRYLDTELEALRVEGETDPSPTSGFQRVVQRAILHVQSSGREEVTGANVLVALFSERESYAVYFLQQQDMSRLDAVSFISHGVGKGGQPSEPREVKGAEEEKPAKTEGKQKNESALKQFCVNLNEKARDGKVDPLIGRGPEVDRTIQILCRRSKNNPLYVGDPGVGKTAIAEGLARKIIEGDVPDVLANAVIYALDMGALLAGTRYRGDFEERLKAVVSELEKMPHAILFIDEIHTVIGAGATSGGAMDASNLLKPALSGGQIRCIGSTTYKEFRNHFEKDRALLRRFQKIDVNEPTIEDTIKILSGLRTAFETHHSVKYTPDAIKSAVELSARYINDRKLPDKAIDVIDEVGAMQMLVAPGKRKKVITPREIEAVIATMARIPPKSVSSDDKKTLESLETDLKRVVFGQDLAIEKLASAIKLSRAGLRDPDKPIGNYLFTGPTGVGKTEVARQLATILGIPLQRFDMSEYMERHSVSRLIGAPPGYVGYDQGGLLTDAVDQQPHCVLLLDEIEKAHPDLYNILLQVMDNGKLTDHHGKTVDFRNVILIMTTNAGAADMAREAVGFGAVTREGEDEEAVKRMFTPEFRNRLDAIVPFGYLPPEVVARVVDKFILQLELQLADREVHIDLDAEAKAWLTARGYDKLYGARPMGRLIQEKVKQPLAEELLFGKLVHGGEVKVHLKDDALAFQITPAAPKRPKKKGGQARADVKA; encoded by the coding sequence ATGCCGTCTTTTGCACCCGCGCTCGAAACCACCCTCCACAAGGCGCTGACCCATGCATCGGGCCGCCGGCACGAATATGCGACGCTTGAGCATCTGCTGCTCGCGCTCACCGACGATGTCGACGCCTCGAAAGTCATGGTCGCCTGCGGCGTCGATCTGGGCGAACTGAAAGACGCGGTCACCCGCTATCTCGACACCGAGCTTGAGGCGCTGCGCGTCGAGGGCGAGACCGATCCGTCGCCGACGAGCGGCTTCCAGCGCGTCGTCCAGCGCGCGATCCTGCACGTCCAGTCGTCGGGCCGCGAGGAAGTGACCGGCGCGAACGTGCTCGTCGCGCTGTTTTCCGAACGCGAATCCTATGCCGTCTATTTCCTGCAGCAGCAGGACATGAGCCGGCTGGATGCGGTCAGCTTCATCAGCCACGGCGTCGGCAAGGGCGGCCAGCCGTCCGAGCCGCGCGAGGTCAAGGGCGCGGAAGAGGAAAAGCCCGCCAAGACCGAAGGCAAGCAGAAGAACGAGAGCGCGCTCAAGCAGTTCTGCGTCAACCTCAATGAAAAGGCGCGCGACGGCAAGGTCGACCCGCTGATCGGCCGCGGGCCGGAGGTCGACCGCACGATCCAGATCCTGTGCCGCCGGTCGAAGAACAACCCGCTTTATGTGGGCGATCCGGGCGTCGGCAAGACGGCGATCGCCGAGGGGCTGGCGCGCAAGATCATCGAGGGCGATGTGCCCGACGTGCTCGCCAATGCGGTCATCTATGCGCTCGACATGGGGGCGCTGCTCGCCGGCACCCGCTATCGCGGCGATTTCGAGGAGCGGCTGAAGGCCGTCGTCTCCGAACTCGAAAAAATGCCGCACGCGATCCTGTTCATCGATGAAATCCACACGGTGATCGGAGCCGGGGCGACCTCGGGCGGGGCGATGGATGCGTCCAACCTGCTCAAGCCCGCGCTGTCGGGCGGGCAGATCCGCTGCATCGGCTCGACCACCTACAAGGAGTTCCGCAACCATTTCGAAAAGGATCGCGCGCTGCTGCGCCGGTTCCAGAAGATCGACGTCAACGAACCGACGATCGAGGACACGATCAAGATCCTTTCCGGGCTGCGGACCGCGTTCGAGACGCATCATTCGGTCAAATACACGCCCGATGCGATCAAGTCGGCGGTCGAGCTGTCGGCGCGCTACATCAACGACCGCAAGCTGCCCGACAAGGCGATCGACGTGATCGACGAGGTGGGCGCGATGCAGATGCTGGTCGCGCCGGGCAAGCGCAAGAAGGTGATCACCCCGCGCGAGATCGAGGCGGTGATCGCGACGATGGCGCGCATCCCCCCGAAATCGGTGTCGTCGGATGACAAGAAGACGCTGGAAAGCCTGGAAACCGACCTCAAGCGGGTCGTGTTCGGCCAGGATCTGGCGATCGAGAAGCTCGCCTCGGCGATCAAGCTCAGCCGTGCGGGGCTGCGCGATCCCGACAAGCCGATCGGCAATTATCTGTTCACCGGCCCGACCGGCGTCGGCAAGACCGAGGTGGCGCGTCAGCTGGCGACGATCCTCGGCATCCCGCTGCAGCGATTCGACATGTCGGAATATATGGAGCGCCATTCGGTCAGCCGGCTGATCGGCGCGCCGCCGGGCTATGTCGGCTATGATCAGGGCGGCCTGCTCACCGATGCGGTCGACCAGCAGCCGCACTGCGTGCTGCTGCTCGACGAGATCGAAAAGGCGCATCCGGACCTGTACAACATCCTGTTGCAGGTTATGGACAATGGCAAGCTGACCGATCACCATGGCAAGACCGTTGATTTCCGCAACGTCATCCTGATCATGACGACCAATGCGGGCGCCGCCGACATGGCGCGCGAGGCGGTCGGCTTCGGCGCCGTCACCCGCGAGGGCGAGGACGAGGAAGCGGTCAAGCGTATGTTCACGCCGGAGTTCCGCAACCGGCTCGATGCCATCGTGCCGTTCGGCTATCTGCCGCCCGAAGTGGTCGCGCGCGTCGTCGACAAGTTCATCCTGCAGCTCGAACTGCAGCTGGCCGACCGCGAGGTGCATATCGATCTGGATGCCGAGGCCAAGGCATGGCTGACCGCGCGTGGCTATGACAAGCTTTACGGCGCGCGGCCGATGGGCCGGCTGATCCAGGAGAAGGTCAAGCAGCCGCTGGCCGAGGAGCTGCTGTTCGGCAAGCTCGTGCATGGCGGCGAGGTGAAGGTGCATCTGAAGGACGATGCGCTCGCCTTCCAGATCACGCCTGCCGCGCCCAAGCGGCCGAAAAAGAAGGGCGGGCAGGCCAGGGCCGACGTCAAGGCCTGA